In Trifolium pratense cultivar HEN17-A07 linkage group LG7, ARS_RC_1.1, whole genome shotgun sequence, a genomic segment contains:
- the LOC123895996 gene encoding protein PELPK1-like: MDGLIQIEDDEEIPKVPELPKSELPKFNVPKLPKPEVPKFPELQKPELPKVPELPKPEIPKVPELPKPELPKFNPELPKVPELPKPELPKVPKLPKPELPKFDVPELPQFPAIPKVAPTTTP; encoded by the exons ATGGATGGGTTGATACaaattgaagatgatgaag AAATTCCGAAAGTACCTGAATTGCCAAAGTCTGAATTACCAAAGtttaatgtccctaaattaCCAAAACCTGAGGTACCTAAATTCCCTGAATTGCAAAAACCCGAGCTACCTAAAGTCCCTGAGTTGCCTAAGCCAGAAATACCTAAGGTACCTGAATTGCCAAAACCCGAACTACCTAAATTTAAT CCAGAACTGCCTAAAGTACCTGAATTGCCTAAGCCAGAGCTGCCTAAGGTACCTAAATTACCAAAGCCTGAACTACCTAAATTTGATGTCCCTGAATTACCTCAATTTCCTGCAATTCCTAAAGTTGCTCCAACCACCACTCCATAA